A stretch of the Planktothricoides raciborskii GIHE-MW2 genome encodes the following:
- a CDS encoding quinone-dependent dihydroorotate dehydrogenase: MDIYKSAIRPIIFSGLQPDPEWWHHQTMEVLSAWDSTSNLPFSNWILGQVASSFQCSDRRLEMSLWGVNFPNPIGLAAGFDKNGTAARVWSKLGFGFAELGTVTFHGQPGNPRPRMFRLPEDLAAINRMGFNNQGAAALATRLSEWKRSQFSDRTTDKPRENWPILGINLGKSKVTPLEDAPADYLGSFRLLKDLGDYFVVNVSSPNTPGLRTLQGAEQLSAILDVLQQENQGIKPILVKIAPDLEWDAISEAIAVAKNYQISGMIATNTTIRREGLKTQIIRLTGQPVTAEAGGLSGAPLKQRSTEIIRFIWQETGGQMPIIGTGGIFTAEDAWEKITAGASLLEIYTGLIYEGPWMIRRICEGLLDKLAAHNLTSLSQAIGMAHSVGK; this comes from the coding sequence ATGGATATTTACAAAAGTGCAATTCGTCCCATTATTTTCTCTGGATTACAACCAGATCCAGAGTGGTGGCATCATCAAACAATGGAAGTTTTGAGCGCCTGGGATAGTACCAGTAATCTGCCATTTAGTAACTGGATTCTGGGACAAGTGGCGAGTTCTTTTCAGTGCAGCGATCGCCGCTTAGAAATGTCTTTATGGGGGGTGAATTTTCCCAATCCCATTGGATTAGCGGCGGGGTTTGATAAGAATGGCACCGCTGCGCGGGTTTGGTCAAAGTTGGGCTTTGGTTTTGCGGAATTGGGAACGGTGACATTTCACGGGCAACCGGGTAATCCTCGTCCCCGAATGTTTCGCTTGCCAGAGGATTTAGCAGCGATTAATCGGATGGGTTTTAATAATCAAGGGGCGGCAGCATTAGCCACCCGTTTATCGGAATGGAAAAGAAGTCAATTCAGCGATCGAACTACCGATAAACCCAGAGAAAATTGGCCGATTTTGGGAATTAATTTAGGCAAGTCTAAAGTCACTCCCTTAGAAGATGCCCCGGCTGATTATTTGGGCAGTTTTCGCCTGTTAAAAGATTTAGGGGATTATTTTGTGGTGAATGTTTCCTCACCCAATACTCCAGGTTTAAGAACTTTGCAAGGGGCGGAACAGTTGTCAGCAATTTTGGATGTTTTGCAACAGGAAAATCAGGGAATTAAACCTATTTTAGTTAAGATTGCTCCCGATTTAGAATGGGACGCGATTTCTGAGGCGATCGCGGTGGCGAAAAATTACCAAATTTCCGGGATGATTGCCACAAATACGACCATTCGCCGCGAGGGTTTAAAAACTCAAATCATTCGGTTAACGGGTCAACCTGTGACAGCAGAAGCGGGCGGTCTGAGTGGCGCACCTTTAAAACAGCGTTCTACAGAGATTATTAGATTTATTTGGCAGGAAACAGGCGGACAAATGCCGATTATTGGTACTGGGGGAATTTTTACCGCTGAAGATGCTTGGGAAAAGATTACTGCTGGGGCAAGTTTGCTAGAAATTTATACGGGGTTAATTTATGAAGGCCCCTGGATGATTCGGCGAATTTGTGAGGGGTTATTAGATAAATTAGCGGCGCATAATTTAACCAGTTTGAGTCAGGCGATCGGTATGGCTCATTCAGTGGGAAAATAA